A single window of Methylacidimicrobium sp. AP8 DNA harbors:
- a CDS encoding NUDIX domain-containing protein codes for MDGLSEIFDVVDADDRVVGQEPRHRVHRFGLRHRAVHVLLFNTRGELFLQKRSLWKDLNPGLWDSSCSGHVHAGESYEEAARRELSEELGLREPILVRPVGKLAAGQETGNEFIWVYQVERDGPFALDPEEISEGRFLGIPALELELGTVPDLFSPAFVYLWSRLRHRFLLRGAR; via the coding sequence ATGGATGGTCTTTCCGAGATCTTCGACGTCGTGGATGCCGACGATCGCGTCGTGGGCCAGGAACCGCGCCACCGGGTGCACCGTTTCGGCCTGCGCCATCGTGCGGTTCACGTGCTTCTCTTCAACACGCGCGGGGAGCTCTTTTTGCAAAAACGCTCGCTCTGGAAAGACCTCAACCCGGGCCTTTGGGACTCGTCATGCAGCGGGCACGTCCACGCGGGAGAATCCTACGAGGAAGCCGCCCGCAGAGAGTTGAGCGAGGAGCTCGGCTTGCGCGAGCCGATTCTGGTTCGACCCGTCGGCAAGCTCGCCGCCGGACAAGAGACCGGCAATGAATTCATCTGGGTTTATCAGGTGGAACGCGACGGCCCGTTCGCCCTGGATCCGGAAGAAATTTCCGAGGGTCGCTTCCTAGGGATACCCGCTCTGGAACTGGAGCTGGGGACGGTTCCGGATCTCTTTTCTCCGGCGTTCGTCTACCTGTGGAGTCGACTACGACACCGATTTCTCCTTCGCGGCGCGAGATAG
- a CDS encoding DUF1318 domain-containing protein, whose translation MSACAPLYLHSPKPLLFDVDLDTEIRSPPLQSGAAAPANLQERRRTHMAEVQALKNARIIGETSNGYLQIVAEPAEAGYRSYIHRIVEEENRARYLLYASEAKKLGETLSGVEARYAERWQDNAFPGELIQKPDGSWIAKPDPAEG comes from the coding sequence TTGAGCGCTTGCGCGCCGCTTTATCTCCATTCCCCAAAGCCCCTCCTCTTCGATGTCGACCTCGATACCGAGATCCGGAGCCCGCCGCTCCAGTCCGGAGCTGCGGCTCCCGCCAATCTGCAGGAGAGAAGGCGAACGCACATGGCGGAGGTGCAAGCCTTGAAGAATGCCCGCATCATCGGCGAGACGAGCAACGGCTACCTCCAAATTGTGGCCGAACCGGCGGAAGCCGGCTATCGCTCCTACATCCATCGGATCGTCGAAGAAGAGAATCGAGCCCGCTACCTCCTATATGCAAGCGAGGCCAAGAAGCTCGGAGAAACCCTCTCCGGAGTGGAGGCACGCTACGCAGAACGGTGGCAAGATAACGCTTTTCCCGGAGAGCTGATCCAGAAGCCGGATGGCAGTTGGATCGCGAAGCCCGATCCGGCAGAAGGATAG
- a CDS encoding bifunctional 3,4-dihydroxy-2-butanone-4-phosphate synthase/GTP cyclohydrolase II, translated as MTSSSFSSIEEALADLRQGKIVIVVDNEERENEGDFVASAELCTPETINFMAQHGRGLICVPITNQRADELNLPWMVSPQQNTALQGTPFTVSVDYTIGTSTGISAADRARTVRALADIHAGPAHFCRPGHIFPLRAAEGGVLRRAGHTEAAVDLMRLAGLFPAGVLVEILNADGTMARVPDLMRVAAEFQLRIVTIKDLIAYRLRTESLVEKVITVSLPTVFGHFSLTAFRDVLTGDEQLALTKGSWSSDEAVVTRVHSQCLTGDVFHSLRCDCGEQLALALARIEQEGKGVLLYLRQEGRGIGLLNKLKSYKLQEAGLDTVEANAALAFAPDNRDYGIGCQILRALGAHRLRLLTNNPIKRIGIEGYGLEIVERIPLHGKPNHYNRRYLQAKVDKLGHLIPAELFQGRVP; from the coding sequence CCAGCTCCTCATTTTCTTCGATCGAAGAAGCGCTCGCCGATCTTCGCCAAGGCAAGATCGTGATCGTCGTCGACAACGAGGAGCGGGAGAACGAAGGGGACTTCGTCGCTTCGGCGGAGCTTTGCACGCCGGAGACGATCAACTTCATGGCGCAGCATGGACGGGGGCTGATTTGTGTCCCGATCACGAATCAACGGGCAGACGAGCTCAACCTGCCTTGGATGGTATCCCCGCAGCAGAACACGGCTCTCCAGGGCACCCCTTTTACGGTTTCTGTCGATTACACGATCGGCACCAGCACCGGCATCTCGGCAGCCGACCGTGCCCGGACGGTGCGTGCCTTGGCGGATATCCATGCGGGCCCGGCTCATTTTTGCCGCCCAGGGCATATCTTCCCTCTGCGTGCGGCCGAGGGGGGGGTGCTTCGACGCGCCGGCCACACCGAGGCGGCTGTCGATCTCATGCGCTTGGCCGGTCTCTTTCCGGCGGGCGTGCTCGTGGAAATTTTGAACGCGGACGGGACAATGGCGCGGGTGCCCGATCTGATGCGTGTCGCCGCCGAGTTCCAGCTCCGGATCGTGACGATCAAGGACCTGATCGCATATCGGTTGCGGACGGAATCCCTGGTGGAAAAGGTCATCACGGTCTCTCTCCCGACTGTCTTCGGCCATTTTTCTCTAACCGCGTTCCGCGACGTCTTGACGGGCGATGAACAGCTGGCACTCACGAAGGGAAGCTGGTCTTCCGACGAGGCCGTGGTGACCCGTGTCCACTCGCAATGCCTGACCGGAGATGTCTTTCATTCGTTGCGCTGCGACTGCGGGGAACAATTGGCCCTCGCCTTGGCACGGATCGAGCAGGAGGGGAAAGGCGTGCTTCTCTATTTGCGGCAGGAGGGCAGGGGAATCGGGCTGCTGAACAAGCTGAAAAGCTACAAGCTCCAAGAGGCGGGGCTCGATACTGTGGAGGCCAACGCGGCCCTTGCGTTCGCTCCCGATAACCGGGATTACGGGATCGGCTGCCAGATTCTCCGCGCGTTGGGCGCGCATCGGCTGCGGCTCTTGACGAACAACCCGATCAAAAGGATCGGGATCGAAGGCTACGGCTTGGAAATCGTCGAGCGCATCCCCCTCCACGGAAAGCCGAATCATTACAATCGACGCTACCTTCAGGCCAAGGTGGACAAGCTCGGTCATCTCATTCCCGCCGAGCTTTTCCAAGGTCGCGTTCCCTGA